One window of the Micropterus dolomieu isolate WLL.071019.BEF.003 ecotype Adirondacks linkage group LG08, ASM2129224v1, whole genome shotgun sequence genome contains the following:
- the pfkfb1 gene encoding 6-phosphofructo-2-kinase/fructose-2,6-bisphosphatase 1: protein MEPAQLEYMRLRKSDSAGFMALTINTSTEQKKLTQTPLLKIWVPWMGCNLNRRRGSSVPQFCNSPTMIVMVGLPARGKTFISKKLTRYLNWIGVPTKMFNVGQYRREAVKIYKNFEFFKPDNEEAMRIRKACAAAALKDVAAYFTKEQGQVAVFDATNTTKERRAIIINFAKERGYKVFFVESICDDPGIIAENIKQVKFGSPDYVDRDIDEAMEDFLQRIECYKASYMPIDDDKDRQLSYIKIFDVGSRYLVNRVQDHIQSRIVYYLMNIHVTPRSIYLSRHGESELNLLGRIGGDSGLSLRGQKYANALAAFIKGQNISDLKVWTSHMKRTIQTAEAVGVQYEQWKALNEIDAGVCEELTYEEIQENFPEEFALRDQDKYRYRYPKGESYEDLVHRLEPVIMELERQENVLVVCHQAVMRCLLAYFLDKPADELPYLRCPLHTVLKLTPIAYGCKVEPFFLNIEAVNTHRERPVNVDINRNPEDALLTVPEHI from the exons ATGGAGCCTGCTCAGCTGGAATATATGAGGCTACGCAAGTCAGACAGCGCAG GCTTCATGGCTCTCACTATTAACACGTCCACAGAGCAGAAAAAACTCACACAGACTCCTCTGCTCAAGATCTGGGTGCCATGGATGGGCTGCAACTTGAACCGCAGGAGAGGAT CCTCTGTGCCTCAGTTCTGTAACTCTCCTACAATGATTGTGATGGTGGGATTGCCAGCCAGAGGGAAGACGTTCATCTCCAAGAAGCTCACTCGCTACCTGAATTGGATCGGAGTGCCGACAAAAA TGTTTAACGTGGGCCAGTACCGCAGGGAGGCTGTCAAGATCTATAAGAACTTTGAGTTCTTTAAACCGGATAATGAAGAGGCCATGAGGATCCGCAA GGCCTGTGCAGCAGCCGCCCTCAAAGACGTAGCTGCCTACTTCACAAAAGAACAGGGACAAGTAGCT GTATTTGATGCTACCAACACCACCAAGGAGAGGAGGGCAATCATTATTAATTTTGCGAAGGAGAGGGGCTACAAA GTGTTCTTTGTTGAATCAATCTGTGATGACCCAGGAATCATTGCAGAGAATATTAAG CAAGTAAAATTTGGTAGCCCAGATTATGTGGATCGTGACATAGATGAGGCCATGGAAGACTTCCTGCAGCGCATTGAGTGTTACAAGGCTAGCTACATGCCTATAGACGATGACAAGGACAG GCAACTCTCCTACATCAAGATCTTCGATGTGGGCAGTAGATACCTTGTGAACCGGGTCCAGGACCACATTCAAAGCAGGATAGTCTACTATCTGATGAACATCCATGTTACACCGAGATCAATCTATCTGAGCCGCCATGGAGAGAGCGAACTCAACCTTTTAGGTCGCATTGGTGGAGATTCAGGCCTCTCCCTTAGAGGACAGAAG TATGCCAATGCCTTGGCGGCCTTCATCAAAGGTCAGAATATCAGTGACCTGAAGGTGTGGACGAGCCACATGAAGAGGACCATCCAGACTGCAGAAGCTGTGGGAGTCCAGTATGAACAGTGGAAGGCCCTCAACGAGATAGACGCT GGCGTATGTGAGGAGCTAACCTATGAGGAGATTCAGGAGAATTTCCCAGAAGAATTTGCACTGAGGGATCAGGACAAGTATCGTTATCGTTACCCCAAGGGTGAG TCCTATGAGGACCTTGTCCATCGCCTAGAGCCCGTGATCATGGAGCTggaaaggcaggaaaatgtTCTGGTAGTCTGCCACCAAGCTGTAATGCGCTGCCTGCTGGCCTACTTTCTAGACAAACCTGCAG ATGAGTTGCCTTATCTTAGATGCCCCCTCCACACAGTGCTCAAACTCACACCAATAGCCTATG GGTGTAAAGTTGAGCCATTTTTCCTCAATATCGAAGCAGTCAACACCCACAGAGAGAGGCCAGTG AACGTCGACATCAACAGAAACCCAGAGGATGCTCTGCTGACTGTTCCTGAACACATATAA
- the LOC123974461 gene encoding UDP-glucuronosyltransferase 2B17-like isoform X2, with product MSLIQGADLWLMRSDFTLEFPRPTMPNVVYIGGFQGKPSKSLPSDLEEFVQSSGEHGVIVMTLGTLIGDLGPEISEYIASEFANLPQKVMWRHIGKRPIALGNNTMLVDWLPQNDLLGHPKTKVFVTHGGTNGIYEAIYHGVPVLGIPLIFDQYDNMVRLKSRGVAEIVDVTTFDVESLTSALKNILDPEKPYKKNMVKLSQLHNDKPIKPRDSAMFWMEFVMRHKGAAHLRTESYKLPWYAYHSLDVIAVFVAFSLLLITLVWVFCRCLIRCLIRVKKSTSKSKNE from the coding sequence ATGTCGCTCATCCAGGGAGCTGACCTCTGGTTAATGCGGTCTGACTTTACATTGGAGTTCCCTCGTCCCACCATGCCAAACGTTGTCTACATCGGGGGGTTCCAGGGTAAGCCCTCAAAGTCTCTTCCATCAGATTTAGAAGAATTTGTGCAGAGTTCTGGTGAGCATGGGGTTATCGTCATGACGTTGGGAACCCTGATAGGTGACCTCGGCCCAGAGATATCGGAGTACATTGCCTCAGAATTTGCCAACCTCCCTCAGAAGGTCATGTGGAGGCACATCGGGAAAAGACCCATCGCTCTGGGAAACAACACCATGCTGGTTGACTGGCTGCCTCAAAATGATCTACTAGGTCACCCTAAAACCAAGGTTTTTGTCACACATGGGGGTACTAATGGAATTTACGAGGCTATCTACCATGGTGTCCCAGTTCTGGGCATTCCTCTTATCTTTGACCAGTATGACAACATGGTGCGTCTGAAGTCCCGAGGGGTGGCTGAGATTGTTGACGTGACGACCTTTGATGTTGAGTCTCTGACGAGTGCTCTCAAGAATATTCTAGATCCAGAAAAGCCATACAAGAAGAATATGGTCAAACTTTCACAGCTCCATAATGATAAACCAATAAAACCCAGAGACAGTGCCATGTTCTGGATGGAGTTCGTCATGAGGCACAAAGGTGCAGCACATCTGCGCACTGAGTCCTATAAATTGCCATGGTATGCCTATCATAGTCTAGATGTGATTGCAGTTTTTGTAGCATTTAGTCTACTGCTCATCACATTAGTCTGGGTTTTCTGTCGATGTCTCATTAGATGTTTAATACGTGTCAAGAAGTCCACATCCAAGTCCAAAAATGAATAG
- the LOC123974461 gene encoding UDP-glucuronosyltransferase 2A2-like isoform X1, whose amino-acid sequence MGLYPVLPFILLFSATLSSSCDGGKVLVYPIDGSHWLNMKILVELLHSRGHQVTVLRSSTSWYVSEFSPHYTSITIPQEKSQNMESQAYMTSFLKRSIEIRQSKGSLWAFLNFYRNLFNMMGENQQVVAKLVICIFENKTLIKELKETAYDVFLTDPAFPGGVLLAHYLQLPLVFNVRWLFSGEAHFAIAPSPLSYVPELFSHYTDKMDFFERINNIICHSMLVYMYYYVSNPPYQAVCDEYFGPDVSVMSLIQGADLWLMRSDFTLEFPRPTMPNVVYIGGFQGKPSKSLPSDLEEFVQSSGEHGVIVMTLGTLIGDLGPEISEYIASEFANLPQKVMWRHIGKRPIALGNNTMLVDWLPQNDLLGHPKTKVFVTHGGTNGIYEAIYHGVPVLGIPLIFDQYDNMVRLKSRGVAEIVDVTTFDVESLTSALKNILDPEKPYKKNMVKLSQLHNDKPIKPRDSAMFWMEFVMRHKGAAHLRTESYKLPWYAYHSLDVIAVFVAFSLLLITLVWVFCRCLIRCLIRVKKSTSKSKNE is encoded by the coding sequence ATGGGCTTATATCCAGTCCTGCCATTCATCCTGCTGTTTTCAGCTACTCTGTCCTCCAGTTGTGATGGTGGAAAAGTGCTGGTTTACCCTATAGATGGAAGCCACTGGCTTAACATGAAAATCCTGGTGGAGCTGCTTCATTCTCGGGGCCATCAGGTTACAGTACTACGTTCCTCCACCAGCTGGTATGTTTCTGAATTCTCACCCCATTACACCTCCATTACCATTCCCCAGGAAAAGTCCCAAAACATGGAGAGCCAAGCCTATATGACCTCTTTCTTGAAGAGATCAATAGAGATCCGTCAGAGCAAAGGCTCACTATGGGCGTTTCTGAACTTCTATAGGAACCTTTTCAACATGATGGGGGAGAACCAGCAAGTTGTGGCAAAACTGGTCATCTGCATCTTTGAGAATAAAACCCTAATTAAGGAGCTGAAGGAAACTGCATATGATGTTTTTCTGACTGACCCTGCATTTCCAGGTGGCGTGCTATTGGCACACTATCTCCAGCTTCCCTTGGTTTTCAATGTGCGCTGGCTTTTCAGTGGAGAGGCCCACTTCGCCATCGCTCCTTCTCCTCTGTCCTACGTCCCTGAATTGTTTTCTCATTACACTGACAAGATGGACTTTTTTGAAAGAATCAATAATATAATCTGTCATAGCATGTTGGTTTACATGTACTATTATGTGTCAAATCCACCTTACCAGGCTGTGTGTGATGAATATTTTGGACCTGATGTCAGCGTCATGTCGCTCATCCAGGGAGCTGACCTCTGGTTAATGCGGTCTGACTTTACATTGGAGTTCCCTCGTCCCACCATGCCAAACGTTGTCTACATCGGGGGGTTCCAGGGTAAGCCCTCAAAGTCTCTTCCATCAGATTTAGAAGAATTTGTGCAGAGTTCTGGTGAGCATGGGGTTATCGTCATGACGTTGGGAACCCTGATAGGTGACCTCGGCCCAGAGATATCGGAGTACATTGCCTCAGAATTTGCCAACCTCCCTCAGAAGGTCATGTGGAGGCACATCGGGAAAAGACCCATCGCTCTGGGAAACAACACCATGCTGGTTGACTGGCTGCCTCAAAATGATCTACTAGGTCACCCTAAAACCAAGGTTTTTGTCACACATGGGGGTACTAATGGAATTTACGAGGCTATCTACCATGGTGTCCCAGTTCTGGGCATTCCTCTTATCTTTGACCAGTATGACAACATGGTGCGTCTGAAGTCCCGAGGGGTGGCTGAGATTGTTGACGTGACGACCTTTGATGTTGAGTCTCTGACGAGTGCTCTCAAGAATATTCTAGATCCAGAAAAGCCATACAAGAAGAATATGGTCAAACTTTCACAGCTCCATAATGATAAACCAATAAAACCCAGAGACAGTGCCATGTTCTGGATGGAGTTCGTCATGAGGCACAAAGGTGCAGCACATCTGCGCACTGAGTCCTATAAATTGCCATGGTATGCCTATCATAGTCTAGATGTGATTGCAGTTTTTGTAGCATTTAGTCTACTGCTCATCACATTAGTCTGGGTTTTCTGTCGATGTCTCATTAGATGTTTAATACGTGTCAAGAAGTCCACATCCAAGTCCAAAAATGAATAG